In Lolium rigidum isolate FL_2022 chromosome 3, APGP_CSIRO_Lrig_0.1, whole genome shotgun sequence, the genomic window CCTTCATTTGAGCAAGCAAAAACTGTGGCTCCAGTTTGGTTTGTGTATATGCGTCGATCTTGTTCACTTCCTGTGACATACAATGCAAGATTGGTGACTTGGGAGTTAAGCTTCTCGTCGGCAAAGAATTGCCATGAAATTGATTTGAATTAAAGTACATTCGGGGTGTTCATAGGCAGGTGTTgtaaaacaagacaaaccgaGAAGTATGACAGGTTGGCTATAAGCTCGAACCCATTGATGAATACCCCAGACTATATACAATCTTTTGAGAACAAGCCTCCAAAAATAATCTCATTTAGCATCATTCTGAATTACCTCAATGAATTTGTAAAGGTTGGGTCTGCCCTTGGCGATATCATCATTCTTGATACCATGATAGAATATTTGAAACCTTTCGATGAATGGAAGATATGCAACGTCCACctgcaaagaaagaaaaacatcACAACAAAACCACATGTCAACCACAATTCTTTTGATAATCCATTCTCAAATATGGTCACTCACAAGGAAGAAGAATGGCATACCAAACTGAACTGGCCAAGGAAGAATGGACCGTCGCTGAACTTTCCCAAGGCAGCTTCTATTTTATCCACAGCAGCAGCTAATGAAACATAGTGCATGATAAGATAATAGTATGAGCACTCCATCATGAATTTTCTTGAAGAAACATGTTACAAGTAGTATTGTTCATTTGTTCTACTCTTTTTTACCAGCTTCATCTGACACGTGTCCCTTGGAGCGTAAGCATGAGAAAAATGCACTATTAAAGGCATCGGAAAATGTAAGCAGTTCCTCAGCGAACTGCTTCTTTGCTGAATCCTGCCCATTTATGACCGCAAAAGGTTAATGCTAACGAGATTTTTTTGGGACATTTTTACAAGCATTGCAAGACTTAAGATTGAATATATCTGTCTTACATCAGGAAGCAATGCTGGGCCATCGAAATTGCTGTCAATGTACTTGACCAAATCTAGGCTCTCTCCTTTCACCTGGTTGTTATGCTCCAGGGCAGGCACCTGTCCAACAGCATGAGAAGTTTTTGCATGAAGAGCTGCAAGGCTGCAATGTTGTATACATTGAATAATCCAATGGTAAAACGGTTTGCCCTGTACAGGTGAGAAATAAAAGAGATCAACCATACCTTGTTGGCTGGGTAAACCTTCTCCTTGTACCAAGCTGGACTGTCTGCCAGATCGATCGCCactaccttgatcttgtcctgtaAACCCTGGACAAGCAGTCATAGTGTCATATACAAAGAAGATTGAACTTCTATGAGCAACTGAAAGCATAAGAACGCTGCATATGGACATGGAAGTATAAGACCACTGAAACTGAAAGACTATGAATCGGGTCGACAAATCAAAGAACAGAATTAGTACTACCTTGCAGTTCCTGGTGATCCAAGGGCGCTGCGCGTACGGGCAGTGATATGCAAGAtacaaccttcacatgacaaaaaAGTACCAATTTATACTACTCCTTGATCTGTGCAGAACTGAACGGTTACACGATGCAGGTTCACCGCCTGTGTGGTTAAATTTTTACCTGGTGGTACCGTCGAAGAGCGGAAGGAGCTCGGAGGCGGATGTCAGTGGAGAGGGGAGATCTTCCTTGGCGGAGCTGCACATGTTAATGATAAGAGAAAGAAGCACGACATCAGGAGATCCAGATTCGGAACGGCTAGAGAGAGGGAAAGCGTCAGGCCTACTTACATGAACGGTATAGCAGCGGTTGCCATGGCGACGGTTTGGAGGGAAGTCCTGGCAGCGATGTGGTGGCGGTGGCCTGCCCGTCGCGAACGGCTGATCTTCACGGCAGTGGGAagcaggcgtcggtggtgatgggcaGCAAATGAAAGCAAGTGGAGTCATATAGCAGCGCAGcagtgaacttttttttttttgtttattcgaGAGTAGCTTATCACGTGTACCACGTGATAGGGCAGCAGTGAACTTATCATCATAGAGTTGACTCTTCAAAAAGAAAATCATCATAGAGTGGGCTTCACACGGCGATTCATGCACTGCATGGGAGGTTAAGTCGTGTCACTGTCAGGTCACATTCACACGGTCGGTCTAACTTCACtggcaggcttcc contains:
- the LOC124697970 gene encoding protein IN2-1 homolog B-like, with protein sequence MATAAIPFISAKEDLPSPLTSASELLPLFDGTTRLYLAYHCPYAQRPWITRNCKGLQDKIKVVAIDLADSPAWYKEKVYPANKVPALEHNNQVKGESLDLVKYIDSNFDGPALLPDDSAKKQFAEELLTFSDAFNSAFFSCLRSKGHVSDEAAAAVDKIEAALGKFSDGPFFLGQFSLVDVAYLPFIERFQIFYHGIKNDDIAKGRPNLYKFIEEVNKIDAYTQTKLEPQFLLAQMKEKFGIA